Proteins co-encoded in one Halorussus lipolyticus genomic window:
- the pan1 gene encoding proteasome-activating nucleotidase Pan1, with protein sequence MTDTVEDVDLPYDEESASQQDKIEALQERLEVLESQNEEMRDKLLDANAENNKYQQKLERLTHENKKLKQSPLFVATVQELTDDGVIIKQHGNNQEAVTEVTDEMREDLDPDDRVAVNNSLSIVKTLENETDVRARVMQVDQSPEVTYEDIGGLEEQMKEVRETVEMPLENPDMFGEVGIDPPSGVLLYGPPGTGKTMLAKAVANQTDATFIKMAGSELVHKFIGEGAKLVRDLFEVARQHEPAVLFIDEIDAIAAKRTDSKTSGDAEVQRTMMQLLSEMDGFEDRGEIRIIAATNRFDMLDRAILRPGRFDRLIEVPKPDQAGKEKIFRIHTRDMNVSDDLDYAKLAEDVEDASGADIKAICTEAGMFAIRDDRTEITMQDFEDAKAKIDAEDDDDEVSKTFA encoded by the coding sequence ATGACCGATACTGTGGAAGACGTTGATCTCCCCTACGACGAGGAGAGCGCGTCCCAGCAGGACAAGATCGAAGCCCTGCAGGAGCGGTTAGAGGTTCTGGAGTCTCAGAACGAGGAGATGCGAGACAAGCTTCTGGATGCGAACGCCGAGAACAACAAGTACCAGCAGAAGCTCGAACGTCTGACCCACGAGAACAAGAAACTCAAGCAGTCGCCGCTGTTCGTCGCCACGGTGCAGGAACTCACCGACGACGGCGTGATTATCAAGCAACACGGCAACAATCAGGAGGCCGTCACCGAGGTCACCGACGAGATGCGCGAGGACCTCGACCCCGACGACCGAGTGGCCGTCAACAACTCTCTCTCTATCGTGAAGACGCTAGAGAACGAGACCGACGTTCGGGCACGAGTCATGCAGGTTGACCAGTCGCCCGAAGTGACTTACGAGGACATCGGCGGCCTTGAAGAGCAGATGAAGGAGGTCCGCGAGACGGTCGAGATGCCCCTCGAAAACCCCGACATGTTCGGCGAGGTTGGCATCGACCCGCCCAGCGGCGTCCTCCTCTACGGCCCGCCCGGCACTGGCAAGACGATGCTCGCCAAGGCCGTCGCCAACCAGACCGACGCCACCTTCATCAAGATGGCTGGCTCGGAGCTGGTCCACAAGTTCATCGGCGAGGGCGCGAAGTTGGTGCGTGACCTGTTCGAGGTCGCTCGCCAGCACGAACCCGCCGTGCTGTTCATCGACGAAATCGACGCCATCGCGGCCAAGCGGACCGACTCGAAGACCTCCGGCGACGCCGAGGTCCAGCGCACGATGATGCAACTCCTCAGCGAGATGGACGGCTTCGAGGACCGCGGCGAGATTCGCATCATCGCGGCCACGAACCGCTTCGACATGCTCGACCGCGCCATCCTTCGGCCCGGCCGGTTCGACCGCCTCATCGAGGTGCCCAAACCCGACCAAGCGGGCAAGGAGAAAATCTTCCGCATCCACACCCGCGACATGAACGTCAGCGACGACCTCGACTACGCCAAACTGGCCGAGGACGTCGAAGACGCTTCCGGCGCGGACATCAAGGCCATCTGTACCGAGGCCGGGATGTTCGCCATCCGCGACGACCGGACCGAAATCACGATGCAGGACTTCGAGGACGCCA